TTCTGTGCCTGCGTGGATAGTTGAGCTTTGGGTAAAGGAATATCCCGAAGCTTTTGAAAAAATTCTGTCTTCAAAGGTAAAAAGAGATACAGTAATAAGAATAAACAGCACAAAAACAGATTTTGACGGCTTGGAAAAAGAGCTTTTAAAGCAGGGTGCTACCCTTGAAAAGCTTGAATTTGACCACGCCGCAGTACTTAAAACAGATATAGATATAGAAAACTTGGAAGCCTTTAAAAATGGATTGTTTCACGTTCAGGGGTTGTCCTCGCAGATATGCTCTGCAGTATTAAACGCTTTGCCAAAGGAAAAAATTCTTGACGTGTGCGCCGCCCCCGGCGGAAAATCCTTTACAATGGCACAAAATTCTCAGGCAAAGGCACATATAGTTGCCATTGACATATACGAGCACAGAACAAAGCTTATTGAAGAGGGCGCAAAAAGATTAGGTCTTGAAGGCTGTATTGAAACAGTTACTGCCGATGCTACAAAGGCATTGGGAAACAGGCGTTATAATAAAATACTTTGCGACGTTTTGTGCAGCGGCTTAGGTGTTATTTCCAAAAAGCCTGATATAATATTTAAAAGCAAAGAGGAAATTTCAGCTTTACCTTCAATACAAAAGGAGATTTTGTCCAATGCCAGCAAGCATTTGGAAAAGGACGGAATTTTAGTATATTCCACCTGTACTTTAAATCCCGCAGAGAATGAAAAGCTTGTAAAAGACTTTGTTGATAGTAACCAAAACTTTGAAATAATAGAAATTTCTGAAGATATTGTAGCCTCAAACTCTTGCATTGTGAGGGGTAAATGTGTTACAATATTACCTGATAATTACTGTGACGGTTTTTTCATAGCCGCTTTGAAAAGGACGGAAAATGATTGATAAAAAGAGATATAAAATCCTTACCTTTGCAAAAGCTTTCAGATGAATTATCGCAGATGTCTTTGCCCTCCTTCAGAGCAAAGCAAATTTTTGAATGGCTTCATAAGGGCGTTTTGTCCTTTGATGAAATGAGCAATCTTTCAAAAGAGCTGAGAAGCAAGCTTTCCGAAAAATACTATATAAGCACCGTTAAAATTTCAAAAAAGCTTGTTTCTAAAATTGACGGCACCGTTAAATATCTTTTTGAGCTTGATGACGGGGAATGTGTTGAGTCTGTTGTTATGAAATACGAGCACGGACTGAGTATTTGTATTTCCTCTCAGGTCGGCTGTAAAATGGGCTGCCGCTTCTGTGCTTCTACCATCGGCGGCTTTGTAAGGCATTTGAGCGCAGGAGAGCTTTTAAATCAGGTTTTGTTTGCCACTCTTGATTTGGGAGAGCGTATTTCCAATATAGTTATGATGGGAATAGGCGAGCCCTTGGACAATTTTGAAAATGTTTGCGATTTTCTTGACATTGTTTCCTGTGATAAAGGTATAAATATCGGCGCAAGGCACATATCTCTTTCCACCTGCGGACTTGTTGATAAAATATATCAGCTTGCAGATATGAAAAAGCAGATAACCTTATCCGTTTCTTTGCACGCTCCCGACGATACCACAAGGGATAAAATAATGCCCGTCAATAAAAAATATAATACAGACGAGCTTCTTGATGCGTGCAGATATTATATTGAAAAAACAAACAGAAGAATATCCTTTGAATATACGCTTATCAGCGGTGTTAATGATTCAGACAATCACGCATATTCTTTGGCAAAAAGACTTAAGGGTATGCTGTGTCATATAAATATTATAAACGTAAACAACGTTAAAGAAAGAGAATATAAAAGCACTTCACGTAAAAGAGTGGACAGCTTTGTGGGAATACTTATAAAAGAGGGCTTGAATGCCACGGTGAGAAGAGTATTAGGCTCTGATATCAATGCTTCCTGCGGTCAGCTCAGACGGGACAGTGCCAAAAATCAGTAGATAACTTGCAAAAGATTTTCACGTAAGTAAAATTTTCTTTCGTGAGAAAGGACGGTAAGATAAGAATATGCTTCAGGGAAACTCCGATAAAGGCTTGGTAAGAGCCGAAAATCAAGATGCATTACTTATTGAAAAAATAAGCGACAGCTCCGCTTTTATTATAGTTTGTGACGGAATGGGAGGAGCAAGAGGAGGTGCGGTTGCATCGGGTCTTGCCTCAGAGCTTATATTAAAGCATCTTAAAGAACAAGAGAATAAAGACATTGAGCAAATGCTTAAAGAGGCAATTTGTCAAGCTAATAAGGTTGTTTTTGAAAAATCCTTGGAAGAGGAAGAGCTTTCGGGAATGGGAACAACCGTTGTGGCGATAGTTTTGCAAAAGGACGAAGCCTTTATAGCTCACGTTGGGGACAGCCGTGCATATCTTGTGGGTAAAAATGAAATAACTCAGCTTACAGTGGACCATTCCTACGTTCAAGAAATGGTTGATACAGGTAAGATATCGAAAGAGGAAGCAAGAAATCATCCTAAAAAGAATATAATAACCCGTGCTTTAGGTGTTGCAGATAAGGTTGAGGCTGAAATAAGCAAGGTTAAGCTACAGGAGGGACAGGTTCTTTTAGCTTGTACCGACGGTCTTATAAATCACGTTTTAGACGAAGAAATTTTAAATATAGTTCAAAACAGCGAAGATAAGGTAAATGAGCTTATAGCACTGGCAAACAGTCGCGGAGGCAGTGATAACATAACTGTTGCAATTGCCGACATACAGTAAAATAGCTGTTGGCGCAGCATTCCAAGAAAGGAACGGTTTTAATATGAGCAAAAATATAGGAAAAGTTTTGAATGACAGATATGTGCTTAACGAAATTATAGGTGTTGGCGGAATGGCTGTCGTTTATAAAGCATACGACAAAATTATTGACAGACAGGTTGCTGTTAAGGTTTTAAAAGAGGAATTTACTCAGAATTCTATGTTCAGAAAGCGTTTCTTGAATGAGTCAAGAGTAATTTCTATGCTTTCCCACGTTAATATTGTTGACGTTTATGACGTTAATTTTGAAGGTGAATTCCAATATATCGTAATGGAATATGTTGACGGAATAACCTTAAAGCAATATATAGATAAGCAGGGCGCACTTTCCTGGAGCGAAGCTATTTTCTTTACCGGTCAAATTCTGAATGCTCTTAAGCACGCTCACGAAAGAGGAATTGTTCACAGAGATATAAAGCCTCACAATATTATGCTGCTTGAGGACGGAACAATCAAGGTTGCTGACTTTGGAATAGCAAGAGTTTCCAAATTTGATACTGTTACAATGACTGATAAGGCAATAGGCTCAGTGCATTATATAAGTCCCGAGCAGGCAAGCGGCGGAAAAACAGATGAAAAGTCTGACCTTTATTCCTTGGGCGTAATGCTCTATGAAATGCTTACAGGACAGCTTCCCTTTGAAGGTGATACCCCCGTTACCGTTGCTCTGATGCAGGTGCAGGCAAAGCCTAAGAAGCTCACCGAAATAAATCCCTCAATTCCTATGGGACTTGAGCAGATTACTCTTAAAGCGATGTCCAAGGACCCCGATAACAGATATCAGAGCGCAGTTGAAATGAACGCCGATTTGGACGAATTCAGAAAAAATCCCGAAATTCTTTTCAACTATGACTTTTCTGTTGAGGACAGCGCAACAAAGGTAATAGACATTGTAAAAAAGGAAGAGGCTCCCGAGGAGAAAAAGAAGAATATCTGGGACAATTTATTGCCCATTCTTTTGGGAATAGTAACCTCTTTGGTGCTTTTCGGAATAGGTGTAGGTCTTTTGTTCTTTATAAATTCAAAGCCTGACGGCGTTTTGGCGGCAGATGTTGAAGTGCCTGACTTTGTGGGACAAACCTACGAAAGCGTTATAAATGACGAAAAATATAAAACCAACTTCACTTTTATTCAGGGCGCTACCGAGTGGAGTGATACCTATGCTGAGGGCATAATAATCAAATCAGACCCCAAATCAGGAGAAATGGTTAAGCCGGGCAGAGAGATTACTCTTATTGTCAGCAAGGGAATGAAAACTGCTGAGCTTCCCGACGTGCGAAATCTTGACCAGGCGCAAGCATCTACTTTGCTCAGAAACAAGGGCTTCCTTGTAACTATCAAGTATGAATACAGCACAACCGTTAAGCAGGGCGCAGTTATAAGAACTGACCCTCAGGGTCCTACCGACGTTGCATATGAGTCAATAATTACAATAT
This is a stretch of genomic DNA from Oscillospiraceae bacterium. It encodes these proteins:
- the rsmB gene encoding 16S rRNA (cytosine(967)-C(5))-methyltransferase RsmB, giving the protein MENIRQAAVKILTDCEKKRSYSNLVLKAYKNNGEISDADYRLLCAIVNGTLEKRVTIDFYLEHFIKKGLKRLSATVLNILRIGVFQILYLDKVPDSAACNECVKIAKKMQGNISGFVNGVLRNISRQKDSLPLPDKKDKIKYLSVTYSVPAWIVELWVKEYPEAFEKILSSKVKRDTVIRINSTKTDFDGLEKELLKQGATLEKLEFDHAAVLKTDIDIENLEAFKNGLFHVQGLSSQICSAVLNALPKEKILDVCAAPGGKSFTMAQNSQAKAHIVAIDIYEHRTKLIEEGAKRLGLEGCIETVTADATKALGNRRYNKILCDVLCSGLGVISKKPDIIFKSKEEISALPSIQKEILSNASKHLEKDGILVYSTCTLNPAENEKLVKDFVDSNQNFEIIEISEDIVASNSCIVRGKCVTILPDNYCDGFFIAALKRTEND
- the rlmN gene encoding 23S rRNA (adenine(2503)-C(2))-methyltransferase RlmN encodes the protein MIKRDIKSLPLQKLSDELSQMSLPSFRAKQIFEWLHKGVLSFDEMSNLSKELRSKLSEKYYISTVKISKKLVSKIDGTVKYLFELDDGECVESVVMKYEHGLSICISSQVGCKMGCRFCASTIGGFVRHLSAGELLNQVLFATLDLGERISNIVMMGIGEPLDNFENVCDFLDIVSCDKGINIGARHISLSTCGLVDKIYQLADMKKQITLSVSLHAPDDTTRDKIMPVNKKYNTDELLDACRYYIEKTNRRISFEYTLISGVNDSDNHAYSLAKRLKGMLCHINIINVNNVKEREYKSTSRKRVDSFVGILIKEGLNATVRRVLGSDINASCGQLRRDSAKNQ
- a CDS encoding Stp1/IreP family PP2C-type Ser/Thr phosphatase, coding for MLQGNSDKGLVRAENQDALLIEKISDSSAFIIVCDGMGGARGGAVASGLASELILKHLKEQENKDIEQMLKEAICQANKVVFEKSLEEEELSGMGTTVVAIVLQKDEAFIAHVGDSRAYLVGKNEITQLTVDHSYVQEMVDTGKISKEEARNHPKKNIITRALGVADKVEAEISKVKLQEGQVLLACTDGLINHVLDEEILNIVQNSEDKVNELIALANSRGGSDNITVAIADIQ
- a CDS encoding PASTA domain-containing protein, with protein sequence MSKNIGKVLNDRYVLNEIIGVGGMAVVYKAYDKIIDRQVAVKVLKEEFTQNSMFRKRFLNESRVISMLSHVNIVDVYDVNFEGEFQYIVMEYVDGITLKQYIDKQGALSWSEAIFFTGQILNALKHAHERGIVHRDIKPHNIMLLEDGTIKVADFGIARVSKFDTVTMTDKAIGSVHYISPEQASGGKTDEKSDLYSLGVMLYEMLTGQLPFEGDTPVTVALMQVQAKPKKLTEINPSIPMGLEQITLKAMSKDPDNRYQSAVEMNADLDEFRKNPEILFNYDFSVEDSATKVIDIVKKEEAPEEKKKNIWDNLLPILLGIVTSLVLFGIGVGLLFFINSKPDGVLAADVEVPDFVGQTYESVINDEKYKTNFTFIQGATEWSDTYAEGIIIKSDPKSGEMVKPGREITLIVSKGMKTAELPDVRNLDQAQASTLLRNKGFLVTIKYEYSTTVKQGAVIRTDPQGPTDVAYESIITIYVSSGEQIEKVAVPKVLNLPEVEAIEAITEADLAYEIKYENSSNVAKGYVISQNPSANKYVEKGTKITLTVSLGKEEEDVSSDITELEVESIALNGGYKTVYKVGDDIDLTGMQITVTYADKSKETIDVKKSMISGFNTQEATLSGMSIDVTVTYKNAQTKFEITVEE